Below is a genomic region from Jiangella gansuensis DSM 44835.
ACCCGACGCTCTACGACGCCATCCAGAAGGCGAAGAAGTCGTCGGTCCCCAATGACAACATCGACCGCGCCGTCAAGCGCGGCTCGGGCGCCGAGGGCGGCGGGGCCGAGTACCAGACCATCATGTACGAGGGCTACGGCCCCAACGGCGTCGCCGTGCTCATCGAGTGCCTCACCGACAACCGAAACCGTGCGGCGTCGGAGGTACGCGTCGCCATGACCCGCAACGGCGGTTCCATGGCCGACCCCGGCTCGGTGTCGTACATGTTCGACCGCAAGGGCGTCATCGTCGTGCCGAAGGCGCAGGACGGCCGCAGTGTCACCGAGGACGACCTGCTCGAGGTCGTGCTCGACGCCGGCGCCGAGGAGGTCGAGGACCTCGGCGAGTCCTTCGAGATCCGCAGCGAGGCATCGGACCTGGTGGACGTACGGAC
It encodes:
- a CDS encoding YebC/PmpR family DNA-binding transcriptional regulator — protein: MSGHSKWATTKHKKALVDAKRGKLFAKLIKNVEVAARTGGGDPAGNPTLYDAIQKAKKSSVPNDNIDRAVKRGSGAEGGGAEYQTIMYEGYGPNGVAVLIECLTDNRNRAASEVRVAMTRNGGSMADPGSVSYMFDRKGVIVVPKAQDGRSVTEDDLLEVVLDAGAEEVEDLGESFEIRSEASDLVDVRTAIQQAGLDYDSADSSFVPSVNVPLDEDGARKIFRLIDALEDSDDVQNVWANFDVSDDVMEAVG